gtaagtataaaaatatcttaaaataatatatattatagtgaaaaataaatcagtatatattttatatatatattaaaaatataacatatatacataattcttttttaaagaaattatatatgttaaatatCAAGAATAgtaaaatttatttaaaaaaaaaaaaaaaaatacatataaatcGAGAATTCGAATTATCGAACATACTAAAggttaataaaaataataataataataataataatatataaaaatacgtctccatatattatttatatttataattacataattcaaaaaaaaaaaaaaaaaaaaaaattatatatattatatattaaggGTGTTAATTCCCTTTTTTTCACAATATTActttatgaatatatattattttcttgtatatgtaaataatattcttgtataatatatttaataatagCATGCATGTccttatataaatttatattatatatactatacacatatgatatttttatatatatgtaaaaattaaaaagtacctaaaacttatatattatatatatatatgtttatttatttttaaaattcaATCATATTAAATAGTGTACACATaaaagtattatatatatatataatatacataataatatatataaatatatatatctatatatatttataaatttatataaaggaaaatttttcaaattcatataaatcaaatgtatatattccaaatatatatataacaatttaaatatgttattaatatatttttttcctttttttttttttttttttttttttctaaataatGCTTATTCtttaacataaaaaaaaatataaatatatatatttattataattaaggaatttttattccttactgttataaatttaaatataataatatatttttctattaataataaaatataaaataacataataatatattattttcatataaatatatttccaAAATGTTTTGCGtatatttcataatatgcttatatgtaaatttccttaatatttctttttatatttgttataaattttttttttttttttttaaactataattattttttttataaaaaaaaaaaaaaaaatttgaattattttcatatgtttaaaaaaCTAGTAGTAACATactatttttaattatactTATTTTGTACgcaatatttaaaataagtACACTATTAAAAGACaataagaaaaatgtattatatatatattatttgtatatatatatatatatatttttttttatttaaaatcTATGTTActtgtataaaatatatattactttttaaaaaactattatattattactgCACCAttgaaattaaaaaaaatattatatatatataatacatatatattaatatgtgTTATTGTCATTTAAAAGAGTTtataacaattttttttgtactTTCCATTATTCCTGTTTCGTAAATTATGATTTATGGAAAggtattttattaaaatatttagaaaaaaaaaaaaaaaaaaaaaaaaaaaaaaaatttaaaaataaataaaaaaaaaatttgaaaaaaaaaaactttttatttatttatatttNNNNNNNNNNNNNNNNNNNNNNNNNNNNNNNNNNNNNNNNNNNNNNNNNNNNNNNNNNNNNNNNNNNNNNNNNNNNNNNNNNNNNNNNNNNNNNNNNNNNNNNNNNNNNNNNNNNNNNNNNNNNNNNNNNNNNNNNNNNNNNNNNNNNNNNNNNNNNNNNNNNNNNNNNNNNNNNNNNNNNNNNNNNNNNNNNNNNNNNNNNNNNNNNNNNNNNNNNNNNNNNNNNNNNNNNNNNNNNNNNNNNNNNNNNNNNNNNNNNNNNNNNNNNNNNNNNNNNNNNNNNNNNNNNNNNNNNNNNNNNNNNNNNNNNNNNNNNNNNNNNNNNNNNNNNNNNNNNNNNNNNNNNNNNNNNNNNNNNNNNNNNNNNNNNNNNNNNNtttaaaaataaaaaattaaagaaaataaatttaataaaaattttaaaaaaaaaaaaaaaaaaaaaaaaaaaaaaaaaagttaaaaaTAAGTAAAAAAGGAACTTGCAAAAGTAcatctttttatttattatattcttatatacatcatgtgtattatatatatttaaatgtatgataaaatgtgcataaattattttgaaatattGAATGTATtaagtaataataagatgaaataaaaattttcatttctAAAAAgctcaaaaaaaaaatgtaattgATTAAggtattttttatttatttttttttttatccttTTCTACCTTATAATTGTATACATTGAATTGAAGAACGttaaaagtatatatatatatatatatatatataattatttatatttttattcttcattaaaataataaatatatttatatatgtttaataatacattaCCACATTGTTATAAActatatgataaaatattatttatttacgCACCAATCTTCTTTtctcttctttttttttttaaatattaatatattgaatTATAGATTAATTAAGTCATATACTTATTTATCAAgttttattcttattttaatattcttattccttttcttatgttattattctaatatataatttgtaatttcaaaaatttaattaaattgtgaaacattataatatgatatccttttaatatattaaaacgTTAATTTTACACTTCTTTATGaagttattatatttccACTTGAAATACgttgaaatatatatttgtatatatttatattttccatttatcaaatatatgtgtatacATAAGCACCTACTTTCccttatatattaatttactatatattttttaatattatgcaaatcatttatgtttttttttttttttttaatgtactatgaaaataaattattcttattattataaaatacaactgaaaaaatagaaaaaaaaaaaaaaaaatgaaataaataaataaaaattttgaaaagtatattatataattacttaaataaattattcttattattataaaatacaactgaaaaaatagaaaaaaaaaaaaaaaaatgaaataaataaataaaaattttgaaaagtatattatataattacttaaatataaaataaaatgttatttaaaagattcaaaaaaataaaatattcttaaatattataaagtattttttatttatttatttttttttttttgttataattaaatcataaaaagaaaaagcatataataaaacaaatattcataataataagtttaaaagaaaaacatcCTTTTTTGGATAAATtaattatcatcattaaaataaatattttattttacaacatatatgaaaaataaataattttgaaatattatattctttttgtttcgtctcataaatatatattaaatgtaatacgaacaaagaaataaatactatttaaataattatattttataatgagcagaagaaaaaaggaaatatcTGATGAAGTATGTtccaaatatatatatttatatatatattatttatatgttcatatatataaacgaatgaaatatattacatataagCAATCTCcaattaattaaataaaataatatatattctttcttcttaattaaaattaatttctTTACTTTAGACAGAAAAACATGCTGAGGATGAAACATTAGATGAGgtcaaaaatattaaaatgaaaggaaaaaggaaaatgaaaatatatatatatatatatataataagttATACATAActttatatacataataatatgtatacgtaataatataccactatgaaaaatataataaatatatgtatttatatgcTTCAGTACATTTATACTTATTTCctcaaaatattttctccttatatatagataccttattttaaagaaatatgGAATAAACTTGATCAATATGAAGAAGAATATCTTCCGTCAAATGAAATTCAGAAACATCATTGTAACTTGCAAAAAAGTttgtttaatattttattctccataaaatattttagtaagaacaaaataacaaatattttatatagcacacaaaaaaaaaaaaaaaaaaaaaaaaaaaacctaaaatattatttatccatttcaatatatatatttttatattatttagGATCAGGTAAACACATACGCAAACAAAAAGACATcctaatttttttttttaaatattgtacattttttatattttaaataatttcctagatgaaataaatattgatTCCCAATATTTAAAACTAGTAAACAAATTTGTCAAATTGAAATTACAAGGtataattatgaataaCTTCCTTgaattcatataattagatttttcaaaagaacacaaaaaaaatttataaatagTTACACCCTTATAGattataaatgaatatatattattttgcTTTTTAGGAAATCAGAGCGACGAAAAAGATATATCCAGATTAGCAAGggtataaataatatatacacataaaatgttttttgagatatatatatatatatttatatgtatatgtgcatatattaatacctttattactatatatgtattttttcttttatatagttctatttaaaaaatgaaaaagaaaatgatgaagatgaaTTATTACTTGATGAAGAACTTGGCGTTTTTCCAACAAAATGCCCAATATCTCAAATGCCTTTTGAAAACCCCGTTACACAAAGGTAAAAGGagtatatacatacatatatatttatatatatatatcgagatatcatatatttattatgtattcTAATATTAGatctaattttttatatatatgataaataaaataaaaagtagaaataacataataaaatttatatttatctataaatacattataCAGGTTTAGCAAAAATAGAAAAGCTTGTGTACACACTTTTGAAAAGGCATTTATACTTCGATTAATGTAActttttgaaaaaataaacaaataaatgaataaataaataaatatatatatatatatatataattatttttatatatatatatatatatttaactAATCAGGCATAATAAGGATACAATAGAATGTCCGATAGCAggttatattattttttatattactttttattgcaattctataaaaaaaaatatatgatataaatacaatatatatcttatttattctttatagcttgtaaaaaaaaggtCTACAAAAGCTCGCTTCATCCTGATTATGAATTTCTTCACCATTCAAGGTTAACAATACTTACAACTTCAGTCAAATTTAATAtaggatatatatatatatatatatatatatatatatatattaaatagaAATATGAACCTTTATTATCTTAAtgtatcatatattttttattttttatattgcacattataattaggtataaaaaatttagaGACCATATCACAGATGCCTTggaatattttaataatatacgCAATGAAGGTTggaaaagaaaacaaataataaataaataaatatatatatatatatatatatatatatatatatataacattcGAACATGTGAACAATCTATATTTTactcttttttattatttttagaAAAGGAAATTTTAGATTTTGCTGAATAAGGAAAgattaataatatgtaaaggacaattctttttttttttttttggaaaaatatatttcaaaatattctttattataaatattacgaaactatccatattattaagtcagtcaatattttattactagattatatattataatatatcatattctttgttattataaattccttttttttccttttttttttttttcatatttgtattttattttatttttttatttttttgtttctaTATTGTATgacaaatattttttcaatgaacataaatttataagtatatgattacaatattatatatgtaataatataataattacattTTAAAGTGTTATCCTAAATATTTCAAACATTCcaatatttttctttttttgtataaagttgaatatgaaaaagaaCTTGTACTAAAGTGgcatattatattatttttctaaCATGAAcgaaaagaagaagaagttatgaatttaatataaaaattattttatttttcataagttttaaaataatatccttttttttttttttctttttattatttatagatAACTAATTCctcatttaaatatatctgattaaataatatatatatttataattatttctattttttcaaagaagtgtaaaaaagaaaaaaaaagtttggtttcataatatatatttagatttatatgttatacAAGATCTTCatgaataattttttgtaacctagaatttcttttaattgttctacaaaaaatatgaataatatattttttatgtacatatattaaatatattattatatatatatatatatatatatatatttatttatttatttattcattctTATTCTGTTAAAatattagatatatataatacattatgtaataaaaaaatatatttcttttcttatataaGAATTTGTATGTCATATACTTTATAACGTTTTTAATAAgttttttgttatattaaaacaaaaagcctatcttattttttattttatttttttatttttttttattattttttttttttttcccatTGAATAATAACTATATTACTTCctaaagaaaaattattttttacgtaaagaatatataaatttgctattaaatatatacatacataacatctttacaattatatatgtttcattaattaattatcataattatcagatgaatatatatatatatatatatatatatgtatgataTATTTCCTAGTAccttataaaataaatatgtggtaataacaataaaattACTTATTTCATCATTGATCCTTTTAACAAACACATTTATTTTCTcttttcataaaataaaagaaatatattaaaaatataacttCTTTATTGAATGGAGTTAATCAAATATACCtttaagaatatatatttttggtatataaaaaatatatagtcATAAagattaaaaataatgacttttctaatgatataaaggaaatattgttattacatatattgataatatatatatatatatatatatattaaaaaattcataaaatttctacaaattagaaaataaaaataataaaatgtgtATACCCCCTAAAtggtattatatatatatataacaacattgttttatatatatatatatatatatatatatatatatatatatatatacatatatacatttaacagttactatatataatatgttttataattttcaaaAAACCTCTTTTGTTATAATGTGTCTTCATATATCCCTATGGTTTccttaatttttttttttttcgtgtcccgttaattttttttcctttttattatgcacacatttatatatttaataacatattatttacatatttaaaaacatGAGTTGTATGAACTATGCTTCACGTTTAtcaaaaaatgaatataaagGGCCACTAGGTGAAGAAGAATTTTTTGAAGATACTGAAGAAGAGAAAAAGAAAGTTAAGGAACTTATAGAGAAAATTAGAAGTAGTGAATATATAGTTGTTCATTCAGGTGCTGGAATATCAACTAGTTCAGGACTACAAGATTTTAGAGGTCCCACAGGAATATGGACAAATGAACACCTTAACCAattaaagaataaaaaaaaaagaaatcaTGATTTTAAGGATAACAATAGAAAACTTAAATCTGACGATATAAACTGCAAGAACACTTTAGATATTTGTAGTCCTACCTTTTTTCATAAGGAAAAGATGGAGAATACATTAAATATTGTAAAAAGGGAAAAGTATTATAATGAACATAATGTAGATATGAATACGTGTAATGAAAGTCTTGTACATCCTAACCATGTATATGTTAATCATGaagatgataatgataataataatttcaaAGGTAACATgttagaaaataataatattttagattataaaaaaaataacaacaatatgaataataatgataataatttgtaCAATAACATATACAATTCTGTAGGATACAatgataatacaaataaagaaaatattcttattaaaaaagaaaataattcaGAAAATGTTAGGAAGGACATACATGATAAGgtaaatacaaaaaatgttaaaaaaatagatgTTAAGGaaacaaataatttaaatcccgaaaattatgtaatttttgggaaaaggaaaaaaaaagttatagAACTTCATTTAGCTTTACCATCAAAAACTcatattatgataaatgaattaatcaataaaaatataataaaatttatgaTAACTCAAAATATTGATTCTTTGCATCATCGATGTGGGAAACATTTTTCTAAAACTGCAGAAATTCATggaaatatttttacagAAAGATGTGATTTTTGTGGTAGAAGATATTTAAGAGATTATCTCATATCCACTATTAGTTTTAAACCAACTGGATctttatgttttttatgTTCATTTCCTCCTATTGGAGTATGTACAGATGTTTTATTAGATTGGAATAA
This is a stretch of genomic DNA from Plasmodium reichenowi strain SY57 chromosome 14, whole genome shotgun sequence. It encodes these proteins:
- a CDS encoding hypothetical protein (conserved Plasmodium protein, unknown function), producing the protein MSRRKKEISDETEKHAEDETLDEIPYFKEIWNKLDQYEEEYLPSNEIQKHHCNLQKSLFNILFSIKYFNEINIDSQYLKLVNKFVKLKLQGNQSDEKDISRLARFYLKNEKENDEDELLLDEELGVFPTKCPISQMPFENPVTQRFSKNRKACVHTFEKAFILRLMHNKDTIECPIAACKKKVYKSSLHPDYEFLHHSRYKKFRDHITDALEYFNNIRNEEKEILDFAE